The Pelorhabdus rhamnosifermentans genome includes a region encoding these proteins:
- a CDS encoding histidine phosphatase family protein — protein sequence MTRFILVRHGETTWNKEGRYQGQIDTPLSERGLEQGRKVAEALKDIPIDLCYASPLSRSYTTAKLCMEWHGSGVTTDERLLEINHGLWEGKLADEIAGDYGDLLTAWRTTVENVIMPEGESIGQVRDRAMAAFRDYALKHQGKTILVVAHDAVNKAVLCDMLDMGLDHFWQIKQDNTCINVLEYEEEKWRLVLMNSTNHLGFLFSGIEQKGL from the coding sequence TTGACTCGGTTTATACTTGTTAGGCATGGTGAAACGACATGGAATAAAGAGGGACGTTATCAAGGGCAAATTGATACGCCGCTTAGCGAACGTGGTTTAGAGCAAGGACGTAAAGTGGCTGAGGCACTTAAAGATATTCCTATTGATCTTTGTTATGCGAGTCCCCTAAGCCGTTCGTATACTACGGCTAAGCTGTGTATGGAGTGGCATGGGAGTGGGGTTACGACAGATGAACGGCTCCTTGAGATTAATCATGGCCTATGGGAAGGGAAATTGGCCGATGAAATTGCAGGAGATTATGGTGATTTACTTACTGCATGGCGAACAACGGTAGAAAATGTGATTATGCCTGAAGGCGAAAGTATCGGTCAAGTTCGTGATCGAGCTATGGCGGCTTTTCGTGATTATGCTTTGAAGCATCAAGGTAAGACAATTTTAGTTGTTGCTCATGATGCCGTGAATAAAGCGGTTCTTTGTGATATGCTTGATATGGGACTTGATCATTTTTGGCAAATCAAACAAGATAATACTTGTATTAATGTGCTGGAATATGAAGAAGAAAAGTGGCGACTTGTTTTGATGAATTCGACAAATCATCTCGGTTTTCTTTTTAGTGGAATTGAACAAAAGGGACTATAA
- a CDS encoding NAD(P)/FAD-dependent oxidoreductase, producing MEEIFDIAVIGGGPAGLSAVLTGKNRNKKVVLFEHLGFSQKLQKAHVVDNYLGLSKISGQDLMKQFATHVLAHEPVLVKEKVVNVFVTTPAFTLVTGQSTYQAKTVIIATGVVATTLFRGEKELLGRGVSYCATCDGMLYRDKDVAVISYTPEGEHETNFLAEVCRSVTYLPQYRGEYSNLTPNVRILKNRPQAILGEGKVDELVTDGENIKAHGVFIMRQSDPVENIIPELELSGEVIKVDRQLLTNIPGIFAAGDCTGRPWQIAKATGEGLVAGLSAINYLDDHNKQDG from the coding sequence ATGGAAGAGATCTTTGATATTGCCGTAATTGGTGGTGGTCCAGCTGGCTTATCTGCTGTTCTTACTGGTAAAAATCGTAATAAAAAGGTCGTTCTTTTTGAACATCTTGGTTTTAGTCAAAAGCTACAGAAAGCCCATGTTGTTGATAATTACCTGGGATTATCGAAAATTTCCGGCCAGGATTTAATGAAGCAGTTTGCTACGCATGTATTAGCCCATGAACCTGTTTTAGTGAAGGAAAAAGTTGTGAATGTCTTTGTGACGACGCCTGCGTTTACGTTAGTAACAGGTCAGTCAACGTATCAAGCAAAAACCGTCATTATTGCCACAGGTGTCGTAGCGACGACTTTGTTTCGCGGTGAAAAAGAGCTGCTCGGACGGGGTGTTAGTTATTGTGCTACTTGTGATGGCATGTTATATCGCGACAAAGATGTAGCTGTTATTTCTTATACGCCGGAAGGGGAGCATGAGACGAACTTTTTGGCGGAAGTTTGCCGATCTGTGACGTATTTGCCTCAGTATCGGGGTGAGTACAGCAATCTAACGCCGAATGTGCGTATATTGAAAAATCGTCCCCAGGCTATCTTAGGTGAAGGAAAAGTGGATGAACTTGTGACAGACGGGGAAAATATTAAGGCTCATGGGGTCTTTATTATGCGACAGTCCGATCCTGTTGAAAATATCATCCCCGAATTAGAATTATCTGGCGAAGTTATTAAAGTAGACAGGCAGCTTTTGACGAATATTCCGGGTATTTTTGCTGCAGGTGATTGTACAGGGCGTCCCTGGCAAATCGCTAAAGCGACAGGTGAAGGACTTGTTGCTGGTTTAAGTGCGATTAATTATTTAGATGACCATAACAAACAAGACGGATGA
- a CDS encoding YkvI family membrane protein has product MSWQYLKSWQVALTYAGTVIGAGFASGQELLLFFASYGTLGLFGIILAGFLFMYLGNRILDIAFYIQAIGYHQIFQAVCGKRLGHFYSSLSALFLLTSLAIMLAGAGAIGSEYFDWPPYQGILLLALALFVTTLFGATALMMVNCLLTPLFIIMILFVGILSLLYHGIHPALLSVTPTVAIQPTPHWALSSVLYVAYNMILASTILAPLGAKTPNPKVRQTGSLLGGLLLTLVACFIILIIMLHYPEAFTTQVPMLYIASAQHPYSYGAYVVILLAAMYTTGLASLYGCSVYLSSSWPISARKSALSILFICLICSQVGFSALITAAFPIFGLATLWFIIRLVCYGHLNN; this is encoded by the coding sequence ATGAGCTGGCAGTACTTGAAATCATGGCAAGTTGCCTTGACTTACGCAGGAACAGTAATCGGTGCCGGTTTTGCTTCTGGTCAAGAATTACTGCTTTTTTTTGCCAGCTATGGCACACTTGGACTGTTCGGTATCATCCTTGCAGGTTTTTTATTTATGTACCTTGGCAATAGGATACTTGATATTGCTTTTTATATCCAGGCAATAGGCTATCACCAAATTTTCCAAGCCGTCTGCGGCAAACGTCTGGGACATTTTTACAGCAGCTTATCTGCTCTATTCTTATTGACTTCGCTCGCTATTATGCTAGCTGGAGCCGGCGCAATAGGGAGTGAATATTTTGATTGGCCCCCCTATCAGGGCATCCTCTTGCTTGCACTGGCTTTATTTGTCACAACTCTGTTTGGAGCAACAGCCCTCATGATGGTAAATTGCCTACTTACACCCCTTTTTATTATAATGATCTTGTTTGTTGGCATACTATCACTGCTTTACCATGGCATCCATCCTGCTTTACTGTCTGTTACGCCAACCGTTGCCATTCAGCCCACGCCACACTGGGCCCTGTCCAGTGTGCTTTATGTAGCCTATAATATGATCTTAGCATCGACGATTTTGGCACCACTCGGTGCCAAAACGCCGAATCCTAAAGTACGCCAAACAGGCAGTCTGCTTGGCGGTCTGCTACTAACACTTGTTGCCTGTTTCATCATTCTCATCATCATGCTTCATTATCCAGAAGCTTTTACTACACAAGTACCTATGCTCTATATTGCCAGCGCGCAACATCCTTATAGCTACGGAGCTTATGTTGTCATTTTACTTGCAGCCATGTACACGACAGGTCTGGCAAGCCTATACGGTTGCAGCGTATATCTCTCTTCTTCCTGGCCGATTTCGGCAAGAAAGAGTGCGCTTAGTATCCTCTTCATTTGCCTCATCTGCAGTCAAGTTGGTTTTTCTGCCCTCATTACAGCAGCCTTTCCAATTTTCGGTCTAGCTACCCTCTGGTTCATCATCCGTCTTGTTTGTTATGGTCATCTAAATAATTAA
- the serS gene encoding serine--tRNA ligase has protein sequence MLESKFVRENPEKVEQCLKNRGSSLDLTDFLALEKKRRELLAEVEMLKSQRNSVSMDISRMKKSGENADELIVKMRSVGDSIREMDGQVKEVEGKLDGILKSIPNMTHESVPVGHDEHDNPEIRKWGTPRQFDFEPKPHWDVGENLGILDFERGGKVSGARFTFYRGLGSRLERSLINFMVDLHTQKHGYTEFFPPFIVNKDSMLGTGQLPKFAEDMFKLEGLDYYLIPTAEVPITNYHRGEILDGQQLPLKYTAYSACFRAEAGAAGRDTRGLIRQHQFNKVEMVKFVLPENSYQELELLTADAEEVLQLLGLPYHVVLLCTGDVGFSSAKTYDLEVWLPSAKTYREISSCSNFEDFQARRADIKFRRGPKGKPEYVHTLNGSGVAIGRTVAAILENYQQADGSVVVPEVLRSYMGVDVLR, from the coding sequence ATGTTAGAGAGTAAATTTGTGCGTGAAAATCCAGAAAAAGTCGAACAATGTTTAAAAAATCGGGGTTCCTCATTAGATTTAACTGATTTTTTAGCACTGGAAAAAAAACGCCGGGAACTTTTGGCTGAAGTAGAAATGCTAAAGAGTCAGCGCAATAGTGTGAGTATGGATATTAGTCGGATGAAAAAATCCGGCGAAAATGCCGATGAATTGATTGTAAAAATGCGTAGTGTCGGCGATTCTATTCGCGAGATGGATGGACAAGTGAAGGAAGTGGAAGGCAAGTTAGACGGTATTTTAAAAAGCATTCCAAATATGACACACGAATCTGTTCCTGTTGGTCACGATGAGCATGATAATCCCGAAATTCGTAAATGGGGCACACCCCGGCAATTTGATTTTGAACCCAAACCCCACTGGGATGTCGGTGAAAATTTGGGAATTCTTGATTTTGAACGGGGCGGCAAGGTATCAGGCGCTCGCTTTACCTTTTATCGGGGGCTCGGTTCTCGTTTAGAGCGATCGCTCATTAATTTCATGGTTGACTTACATACTCAAAAGCATGGTTACACGGAATTTTTTCCACCTTTTATTGTCAATAAAGACAGTATGCTTGGAACGGGTCAACTGCCGAAATTTGCGGAAGACATGTTTAAACTTGAGGGACTCGATTATTATCTGATTCCCACGGCCGAAGTACCGATTACCAATTATCATCGCGGCGAAATTTTAGATGGTCAACAGTTGCCACTGAAATATACCGCTTACAGTGCCTGTTTTCGGGCTGAGGCTGGCGCGGCAGGTCGTGATACGCGTGGGTTAATTCGCCAGCATCAATTTAATAAAGTGGAAATGGTAAAATTTGTTTTACCGGAAAATTCCTATCAAGAGTTAGAACTTTTAACGGCCGATGCGGAAGAAGTCTTACAGCTATTAGGTCTGCCTTATCATGTTGTGCTCTTATGTACGGGGGATGTTGGTTTTTCCTCAGCCAAGACATATGATTTGGAAGTTTGGCTGCCTAGCGCAAAAACTTATCGGGAGATTTCGTCTTGTTCTAATTTTGAGGATTTCCAGGCACGCCGTGCGGATATTAAATTCAGGCGTGGCCCGAAAGGCAAACCAGAGTATGTGCACACGCTCAATGGCTCAGGTGTCGCTATTGGTCGCACCGTAGCGGCTATATTGGAAAACTATCAGCAAGCCGATGGCTCAGTTGTTGTGCCTGAAGTATTGCGTTCCTATATGGGAGTAGATGTATTGCGCTAA
- a CDS encoding FeoA family protein, translated as MATLLSDLLPGQIGRVVKICGKGPIARRIFDIGIVPGSLLEVQKFAPLGDPMEIKVKSFNLSLRKNEASFIQVERIAAETDCPA; from the coding sequence ATGGCTACCTTATTAAGTGATTTATTACCAGGCCAAATTGGACGTGTAGTAAAGATTTGCGGGAAAGGCCCCATTGCTAGACGCATTTTCGATATTGGCATTGTGCCGGGAAGTTTGCTAGAAGTTCAAAAATTTGCCCCTCTGGGTGACCCTATGGAAATCAAAGTAAAGTCATTTAATTTATCACTGCGTAAAAATGAAGCATCTTTTATACAAGTAGAGCGTATTGCAGCAGAAACGGATTGTCCAGCCTAG
- the feoB gene encoding ferrous iron transport protein B gives MNKNSITVALAGNPNCGKTTIFNHLTGSKQHVGNYAGVTVEKKAGFRRFREHDLTIVDLPGTYSLTAYSIEEVVTRNFIVLDQPDIVVDVLDSANLERNLYLAVQILELQRPMVLVLNMADVAKKQGVVINAKRLSQRIGVPIVTAVGNKASGMDDLLTTIVQSVDKQAASFQIDYGQQIEQRIVRLFQSFNSAVLSLGFPKRWIALKLLENDKDIVQRLLEHDGGQATLAVATELRETFCEQTGGDAATFIATKRYEVVGKIYGDCVLTGPTILRTTSDKIDALLTHRLLGIPLFLGMMWFVFNLVFTIGAVPQKAIQKGLSFLGQWVGMALPDGGVKNLLIDGVIGGVGSVLSFVPIILLLFAAIAVLEDSGYMARAAFIMDRVMYKVGLHGKSFIPLLLGFGCSVPAIMGTRTLENPRDRLVTILVTPFMSCSARLPVYTLLCAAFFSENMAGTVLFSVYIFGILLAILVARFLRTFLLTGDTEPFVMEMPPYHWPSPTSILIHMWERTVLYVKKAGTIILAVSVLIWFLTNYPTHVEFSRDYDALTAQADADYTEHIAQQVYVPLTITALDDRPELAETVQRMHDIEENFDVQVADVRKNTRTYKNAAENKETALFSAAGSTELGKYALRVIQLSDERDDAHRVLLQQKAHEKLEKSYAGQAGKVLEPLVTPLGLNWKHAVSLFAGFSAKEVIVSTLATIYSVGDVEKSSSQLMDALAADPDMSPLVAYTLMIFILIYSPCVATIAVIRRETNSWKWALFASCYTTTIAWCIAFIIYQGGRIFGL, from the coding sequence ATGAACAAGAACTCCATTACAGTGGCTCTGGCGGGTAATCCAAATTGTGGCAAGACCACTATCTTTAATCATTTAACAGGTTCAAAGCAGCATGTTGGTAATTATGCGGGTGTAACTGTTGAAAAAAAAGCGGGCTTCCGTCGGTTTCGTGAACATGATTTAACGATTGTCGATTTGCCTGGTACTTATAGTTTGACGGCTTATTCCATTGAAGAGGTTGTGACAAGAAATTTTATTGTTTTAGACCAGCCTGATATAGTTGTTGATGTTTTAGACAGTGCGAATTTAGAGCGAAATTTATATTTAGCTGTTCAGATTTTAGAATTGCAGCGCCCAATGGTGTTGGTGCTCAATATGGCTGATGTGGCGAAAAAGCAAGGTGTTGTAATTAACGCCAAACGGCTCAGCCAAAGAATCGGTGTTCCTATCGTCACGGCAGTGGGGAATAAGGCTTCAGGAATGGATGACTTACTAACAACCATTGTTCAGTCTGTCGATAAGCAAGCTGCTTCTTTTCAAATTGATTATGGTCAACAAATTGAACAAAGGATTGTTCGGCTTTTTCAAAGCTTTAACTCAGCTGTTCTTTCTTTAGGGTTTCCCAAGCGTTGGATTGCTTTAAAATTGCTTGAAAATGATAAGGATATTGTGCAGCGTTTACTTGAGCATGATGGGGGTCAGGCGACTTTAGCTGTTGCGACAGAGCTTCGTGAGACTTTTTGCGAACAGACAGGTGGTGACGCGGCAACATTTATTGCTACCAAGCGTTATGAGGTTGTTGGGAAAATCTATGGCGACTGTGTTTTGACAGGGCCAACAATTCTTCGGACAACTTCTGATAAAATTGATGCTTTACTTACACATCGTCTCTTAGGTATCCCCCTTTTTTTAGGGATGATGTGGTTCGTTTTTAACTTAGTCTTTACTATCGGTGCGGTTCCGCAAAAGGCTATCCAAAAAGGCTTGTCTTTTTTGGGTCAATGGGTGGGAATGGCTCTACCTGACGGAGGAGTAAAAAATCTGCTGATTGATGGCGTTATTGGTGGTGTGGGCAGTGTTTTGTCTTTTGTACCTATTATTTTATTGCTTTTTGCCGCTATTGCTGTACTGGAAGACTCCGGATATATGGCTCGAGCTGCTTTTATTATGGATCGTGTCATGTACAAAGTTGGTCTCCATGGCAAGTCGTTTATTCCCTTGCTCTTAGGATTCGGGTGTAGTGTTCCGGCAATTATGGGGACGCGGACGCTGGAAAATCCCCGTGATCGGCTCGTCACTATTTTGGTTACACCCTTTATGAGTTGTAGTGCGCGGCTACCTGTTTATACTTTATTGTGTGCGGCTTTTTTTTCTGAAAATATGGCGGGTACCGTATTATTTTCTGTCTATATTTTTGGTATTTTGCTGGCTATTTTGGTTGCCCGTTTTCTTAGAACCTTTTTACTTACAGGAGATACCGAGCCTTTTGTTATGGAAATGCCGCCTTACCATTGGCCTTCTCCTACAAGTATTCTCATTCATATGTGGGAGAGAACGGTACTGTATGTCAAAAAAGCAGGTACCATTATTCTAGCTGTGTCTGTGCTGATTTGGTTTTTGACTAATTATCCAACTCACGTTGAGTTTAGCCGGGATTATGATGCTTTGACTGCACAAGCAGATGCAGATTATACTGAACACATAGCGCAGCAAGTTTATGTACCTTTGACCATTACAGCACTGGATGACCGGCCGGAACTTGCTGAAACGGTACAGCGGATGCATGATATTGAAGAAAATTTTGACGTCCAAGTTGCTGATGTACGCAAAAACACGCGAACTTATAAGAATGCAGCAGAGAACAAAGAAACTGCGTTGTTCTCTGCTGCTGGATCAACTGAACTAGGTAAATATGCTCTACGGGTTATCCAATTAAGTGATGAGCGCGATGATGCTCATCGTGTCTTGTTGCAGCAAAAGGCTCATGAAAAGCTAGAAAAAAGTTATGCCGGGCAGGCGGGCAAGGTTCTTGAACCCCTTGTAACGCCGCTGGGACTGAACTGGAAACATGCCGTGAGTTTATTTGCCGGCTTTTCGGCCAAGGAGGTTATTGTGAGCACCTTGGCTACGATTTATAGTGTTGGCGATGTGGAAAAGTCATCAAGTCAGCTCATGGATGCTCTTGCTGCAGATCCAGACATGAGTCCATTAGTCGCTTATACGCTCATGATTTTTATTTTGATTTATTCGCCTTGTGTGGCAACTATTGCGGTTATTCGGCGTGAGACAAATTCGTGGAAATGGGCGCTGTTTGCCAGCTGTTATACGACGACGATTGCTTGGTGCATTGCTTTTATTATTTATCAGGGTGGACGCATATTTGGACTCTAA
- a CDS encoding NAD(P)-dependent oxidoreductase, giving the protein MLIDKGSDFDHQDLTFDEIDEGFTTKEAIKEAKRCLNCQKPLCRTGCPIENEIPDFIQELAKGNLGQASAVIAHRSNLPAVCGRVCPREKQCEAACILNKKGCGIKIGKLERFIADFDAEMDISVLTKKNVEKGKVAVIGSGPAGLTVAGDLAKLGFRVTVFDGQAEPGGVLMYGIPEFRLNKEVVRREIRRIERQGVVFQTNVLIGRDLTVDELFSQGYDAIFIGTGTALPKTLEIPGKNLPGVIQATYFLGMVMLANHGGIASLEVPVHKGDDVIVIGAGNVAIDAARTALRVGAASVTVVYRRTVANITALQSEFEGAQSEGVQFQWLTNPVRYVGTDRVTGLACERQIMTDDGKLQGSGQVEILSANKIIVAVGQRPAARIVSTTAGIEVNQAGFVVTKDRPYGMTTRHGIFAGGDVVHEPATVVLAMKEAKKVASGLAQYVEAKRLMEECGLAMTDTRQ; this is encoded by the coding sequence TTGTTAATTGATAAAGGGAGCGACTTTGATCATCAAGATCTAACGTTTGATGAAATTGACGAAGGCTTTACAACAAAGGAAGCTATTAAAGAAGCAAAGCGCTGTTTGAATTGCCAAAAACCTCTCTGCCGGACAGGGTGTCCTATTGAAAATGAAATTCCTGATTTTATACAGGAACTAGCGAAGGGGAATCTGGGCCAGGCTAGTGCTGTGATTGCTCATCGCAGCAATCTTCCTGCTGTCTGTGGACGCGTATGTCCTCGTGAGAAACAATGTGAGGCAGCGTGCATATTGAATAAAAAAGGCTGTGGAATCAAGATTGGTAAACTAGAACGGTTTATTGCTGATTTTGATGCCGAAATGGATATTAGTGTTCTAACAAAAAAGAATGTAGAAAAAGGAAAAGTTGCTGTTATTGGATCGGGTCCGGCAGGACTTACTGTAGCGGGTGATCTGGCTAAATTGGGGTTTCGTGTTACTGTTTTTGATGGTCAGGCCGAACCTGGCGGAGTTTTGATGTATGGTATTCCAGAATTTCGTTTAAATAAAGAGGTAGTACGGCGTGAAATCCGCAGAATTGAACGCCAAGGGGTTGTTTTTCAGACGAATGTTTTGATTGGACGTGACTTAACTGTTGATGAGTTATTTTCTCAAGGATACGATGCCATTTTTATTGGTACAGGTACAGCGCTGCCCAAGACACTGGAAATACCGGGGAAAAATTTGCCTGGTGTGATTCAAGCTACTTACTTTTTAGGAATGGTCATGTTAGCCAATCATGGGGGTATTGCTTCTTTGGAAGTCCCTGTTCATAAAGGTGATGACGTTATTGTAATTGGGGCGGGAAATGTGGCGATTGATGCAGCGCGTACAGCATTGCGTGTTGGAGCTGCATCGGTTACTGTTGTTTATCGTCGTACTGTCGCGAATATCACTGCTTTGCAATCGGAGTTTGAGGGAGCCCAGTCCGAAGGTGTTCAATTTCAATGGCTCACGAATCCGGTACGTTACGTAGGTACAGACCGCGTTACAGGTTTAGCCTGTGAACGACAAATAATGACGGACGATGGAAAATTACAAGGGAGCGGTCAAGTAGAAATACTTTCGGCCAATAAGATCATTGTTGCCGTGGGTCAGCGTCCTGCAGCCCGGATTGTATCGACAACAGCGGGGATTGAAGTGAATCAGGCAGGTTTTGTGGTGACGAAGGATCGGCCTTATGGTATGACGACGCGTCACGGCATTTTTGCAGGCGGTGACGTTGTACATGAGCCGGCAACCGTTGTATTGGCCATGAAAGAAGCCAAAAAAGTGGCTAGCGGGTTGGCCCAATATGTCGAAGCCAAACGACTGATGGAAGAATGTGGGCTGGCAATGACGGACACAAGACAATGA
- a CDS encoding DUF4392 domain-containing protein encodes MKQNLFKIAQVLDQLMQLDIPARGVIGPLYDAARQKSDQPLTLAAVELLTKTIKPGDVVIIATGWVDQPEIAPDCGESDGPPGAVALARALRVGLKAAPVIVTDACLVPGLKQVARGAGFQCVPPENLAFSIARDKLLTAAVLPFPMEVEDCKAESARLLNELKPTLCIAIERGGMNSAGVIHNMQGRDTGSSQAKLDYLFMAARERNIATLGIGDGGNEIGMGNIADEIRQHVPYGDKCNCPCGGGLAPATLVDVLLAATVSNWGSYAIAAMLAASVGNLDVANNGNREKRVLTAAANAGFHNTIGGSVTPGVDGCDAVTHIAMVELMFDAVVQGMKSR; translated from the coding sequence ATGAAACAGAATCTGTTCAAAATTGCCCAAGTACTTGATCAATTAATGCAATTGGATATTCCCGCTCGTGGAGTTATTGGGCCTTTATATGATGCGGCGCGGCAAAAGTCGGATCAGCCGCTTACCTTGGCTGCTGTAGAGCTCTTGACTAAAACCATTAAGCCTGGGGATGTGGTCATCATTGCTACTGGTTGGGTAGATCAGCCTGAGATCGCGCCGGATTGCGGAGAATCTGACGGGCCTCCTGGTGCTGTGGCACTTGCGCGGGCACTGCGTGTGGGACTTAAGGCAGCTCCTGTTATTGTGACTGACGCATGTCTTGTTCCGGGGCTCAAGCAAGTCGCACGGGGGGCGGGATTTCAGTGTGTTCCACCAGAGAATCTGGCTTTCTCTATCGCGCGCGATAAATTATTAACTGCAGCTGTTCTGCCTTTTCCCATGGAGGTTGAGGATTGTAAGGCAGAGAGTGCTCGGCTTTTAAATGAGCTTAAGCCAACTCTTTGCATTGCTATTGAACGGGGGGGGATGAACAGTGCTGGCGTGATTCACAATATGCAAGGCCGTGATACGGGCAGTTCTCAAGCTAAGCTGGATTATCTTTTTATGGCTGCTCGTGAACGAAATATTGCTACACTTGGCATTGGTGATGGCGGCAACGAGATTGGTATGGGCAATATTGCAGACGAAATACGTCAACATGTTCCTTATGGAGACAAATGCAATTGTCCCTGCGGTGGGGGGCTGGCACCAGCAACACTCGTTGATGTCCTTCTTGCAGCGACTGTATCCAATTGGGGCAGTTATGCCATAGCCGCTATGCTTGCGGCAAGTGTGGGGAATCTGGATGTGGCCAACAATGGGAATCGTGAAAAACGGGTTCTTACAGCCGCAGCTAATGCGGGTTTTCATAATACTATTGGCGGATCTGTTACACCGGGTGTGGATGGATGCGATGCAGTTACGCATATTGCGATGGTCGAACTGATGTTTGATGCTGTTGTTCAAGGAATGAAATCGCGGTAA
- a CDS encoding aminotransferase class IV, with protein MKELGFYDGRIVEKNEPVICIEDRGYQFGDGVYDAWMVMNGKHFLRKEHLDRFERSCKALDIIPCYSREEMEKFSDMLLTESGIKRGMIYFQWSRGWQSPRGHVIAPNVRPLLTGSIMPVDPKPAEYFTDGCKAMFYPDKRQHFCNVKTLNLLGSVMAANAAAKAGCYEVIFVREDGGKKFVTESAHSNCYAVKEGVIYTAPLGNLILPGITRAAVMNIAQNLGIKVVEEFCTPEFFMNADEVFVSAASGVVPVGVLDDQPIGHGVGPIFKKLNDEYQRMIENN; from the coding sequence ATGAAAGAATTGGGCTTTTATGATGGGAGAATTGTGGAGAAGAATGAACCTGTTATTTGTATTGAAGACCGGGGATATCAATTTGGCGACGGTGTTTATGATGCCTGGATGGTAATGAATGGAAAACATTTTCTTAGAAAAGAACATTTAGATCGTTTCGAGCGGAGTTGTAAGGCTCTTGATATTATCCCTTGCTATTCCCGAGAAGAAATGGAAAAATTCAGCGATATGCTGTTAACCGAGTCTGGTATCAAGAGGGGCATGATTTATTTTCAGTGGTCAAGAGGCTGGCAATCACCGCGGGGTCATGTCATTGCTCCTAATGTGCGTCCGTTATTAACGGGGTCTATTATGCCAGTCGATCCTAAGCCAGCTGAATATTTTACTGACGGTTGTAAAGCGATGTTTTATCCTGACAAGAGGCAGCATTTTTGTAATGTGAAGACGCTTAATCTTCTTGGCAGTGTCATGGCGGCTAATGCAGCGGCGAAGGCTGGTTGCTATGAAGTTATTTTTGTGCGGGAAGATGGCGGAAAGAAATTTGTTACTGAAAGTGCTCATAGTAATTGTTATGCTGTGAAAGAAGGTGTGATTTATACAGCTCCTCTTGGCAATCTGATTTTACCAGGTATTACGCGAGCGGCTGTAATGAATATTGCACAGAACTTAGGAATTAAAGTGGTGGAAGAGTTCTGCACGCCGGAATTCTTTATGAATGCGGATGAAGTCTTCGTTTCGGCTGCTAGCGGTGTTGTTCCTGTTGGCGTACTTGATGATCAGCCAATTGGCCATGGTGTAGGTCCTATTTTTAAGAAACTAAACGATGAATATCAAAGAATGATCGAAAACAATTAA